From Enhydrobacter sp., the proteins below share one genomic window:
- a CDS encoding cupin domain-containing protein: MAEVAMRAGMTGKWLVSREQGASEVSVLSNVVEPGAAAPRHLHAYEEVILVEAGEIWVETGGTRKTAAAGQVVIIPPNAPHAWGSSGPVPARLLFIWPGLDPFAPGKSRYLEGEPPVVG, from the coding sequence GTGGCTGAGGTCGCGATGCGCGCCGGCATGACGGGCAAGTGGCTCGTCTCGCGCGAGCAGGGCGCCTCCGAGGTGAGCGTGCTGTCGAACGTGGTCGAGCCGGGCGCCGCGGCGCCGAGGCACCTCCATGCCTACGAGGAGGTCATTCTCGTCGAGGCAGGCGAGATCTGGGTCGAGACGGGTGGGACGAGAAAGACCGCTGCCGCGGGCCAAGTCGTGATCATTCCGCCCAATGCACCGCACGCCTGGGGCTCGTCGGGACCGGTGCCGGCGCGCCTGCTGTTCATCTGGCCCGGGCTGGACCCCTTCGCGCCCGGGAAGAGCAGGTACCTCGAAGGCGAGCCGCCCGTCGTCGGTTAG
- a CDS encoding alpha/beta hydrolase, whose protein sequence is MPDVMFTGPEGRLEGRYHQSQEEHAPIALILHPHPQYGGTMNHKVVFSLFHVFVNRGFSVLRFNTRGVGRSQGRFDNGMGELSDAAAALDWLQTMNADAKSCWIAGYSFGAWIGMQLLMRRPEIDCFISVAPPANSYDFGFLAPCPSSGLIVGAEKDEVVPLVDIQKLVALLSRQKGITIEAQTVKGANHFFHDSLDKLAVGVDKYVAKCLLEPPGRATSNKEP, encoded by the coding sequence ATGCCTGACGTGATGTTCACCGGCCCCGAGGGTCGCCTGGAGGGCCGCTATCACCAGAGCCAGGAAGAGCACGCCCCGATCGCCCTGATCCTTCATCCGCATCCGCAATATGGCGGGACGATGAACCACAAGGTCGTGTTCTCGCTGTTCCATGTGTTCGTCAATCGCGGCTTCTCGGTGCTGCGCTTCAACACGCGCGGCGTCGGCCGCAGCCAAGGCCGCTTCGACAACGGCATGGGCGAACTGTCGGACGCCGCAGCGGCGCTCGACTGGCTGCAGACCATGAACGCCGACGCCAAGTCGTGCTGGATCGCCGGCTACTCGTTCGGCGCCTGGATCGGCATGCAACTGCTGATGCGCCGGCCGGAGATCGATTGTTTCATCTCGGTGGCGCCGCCGGCCAATTCCTACGATTTCGGCTTCCTTGCCCCTTGCCCGTCCTCCGGCCTGATCGTCGGCGCGGAGAAGGACGAGGTCGTGCCGCTGGTCGATATCCAAAAGCTCGTTGCGTTGTTGTCGCGACAGAAAGGCATCACGATCGAGGCGCAGACGGTCAAGGGCGCCAATCACTTTTTCCACGACTCGCTCGATAAGCTCGCGGTCGGCGTCGACAAGTACGTCGCCAAGTGCCTGCTCGAACCGCCTGGCCGCGCAACGAGCAACAAGGAGCCGTAG
- the hscA gene encoding Fe-S protein assembly chaperone HscA has protein sequence MTLLEIHEPGETPLPHAGEGSLAVGIDLGTTNSVVAIAREGKPATLHDETGKALVPSVVAWPAAGGVLVGDAARLLMVREPKNAVASIKGLMGRGAGDLHAVAGVLPYEIEPGTGEIDMVKLRIGGKARSPVEISAEILKALRHRAEAALDKKIERAVITVPAYFDDAARTATRDAARVAGLEVLRLVNEPTAAALAYGLDKGAEGLYAVYDLGGGTFDFSLLRLEKGVFQVLATGGDTALGGDDFDRAIAERMLEERRRDGIGDRVDEGAVKAALALARTMKEQLSDRDQTSGRLELAGMPSFHALSRTEFEAMIGRYVTKTLDIARHVLADADMKPADVQGVVLVGGSTRVPLVRARVAEMIGRPPLVDIDPDEVVALGAALQAEALTGGSDTLLLDVAPLSLGLETMGGLVEKVVPRNTPIPVQIAQEFTTYQDGQTAMAIHVVQGEREMVDDCRSLARFELHGIPPMAAGAARIRVAFAVDADGLLTVSADEKTTGVAQRIEVKPSYGLSHDDMADMLYDSLEYAEEDIARRLLTEARVEGRRNLLALDAALQRDGELLSVDERLELDRARARLEEASNGDDRDAINAAAEALEALSKPFAERRMDRGIRDALSGVAVSDLERRVGD, from the coding sequence ATGACGCTGCTGGAAATCCACGAGCCAGGCGAAACGCCACTGCCCCATGCCGGCGAAGGCTCGCTGGCGGTCGGCATCGATCTCGGTACGACCAACTCCGTTGTCGCCATCGCACGCGAGGGTAAGCCTGCCACCCTGCACGACGAGACCGGCAAGGCGCTGGTGCCCTCGGTCGTCGCCTGGCCCGCGGCCGGCGGCGTTCTGGTCGGCGATGCGGCGCGCCTGTTGATGGTGCGTGAGCCGAAGAACGCCGTCGCGTCGATCAAGGGCCTGATGGGCCGCGGCGCGGGCGACCTGCACGCCGTCGCGGGCGTGCTGCCCTACGAGATCGAACCCGGCACCGGCGAGATCGACATGGTCAAGCTCCGGATCGGCGGCAAGGCGCGCTCGCCGGTCGAGATCTCCGCCGAGATCCTCAAGGCCTTGCGCCATCGCGCCGAGGCCGCACTGGACAAGAAGATCGAACGCGCCGTCATCACCGTGCCGGCCTATTTCGACGATGCCGCGCGCACCGCCACGCGCGACGCCGCACGCGTCGCCGGGCTCGAGGTGCTGCGGCTGGTCAACGAGCCGACCGCGGCGGCGCTGGCCTACGGCCTCGACAAGGGCGCGGAGGGTCTCTACGCGGTCTACGATCTGGGCGGCGGCACCTTCGACTTCTCCCTGCTGCGGCTGGAGAAGGGCGTGTTTCAGGTCCTGGCGACCGGTGGCGACACCGCCCTGGGCGGCGACGATTTCGACCGCGCCATCGCCGAACGCATGCTGGAGGAGCGCAGGCGCGACGGCATCGGCGACCGGGTGGACGAAGGTGCGGTGAAGGCTGCACTGGCGCTCGCGCGCACGATGAAGGAGCAGCTTTCCGACCGCGACCAGACATCGGGCCGGCTGGAGCTCGCCGGTATGCCGTCGTTCCACGCGCTGTCGCGCACCGAGTTCGAGGCGATGATCGGCCGATATGTGACGAAGACGCTCGACATCGCGCGCCACGTGCTGGCCGACGCCGACATGAAGCCCGCCGACGTGCAGGGCGTGGTGTTGGTCGGCGGCTCGACGCGCGTGCCGCTGGTGCGCGCGCGGGTCGCCGAGATGATCGGCAGGCCGCCGCTCGTCGACATCGACCCCGACGAGGTCGTGGCTCTCGGCGCGGCGTTGCAGGCGGAGGCGCTGACCGGCGGTTCGGACACGCTGCTGCTCGATGTGGCACCGCTGTCGCTCGGCCTCGAGACCATGGGCGGGCTGGTCGAGAAGGTCGTGCCGCGCAACACACCGATCCCGGTCCAGATCGCCCAGGAGTTCACCACATACCAGGACGGCCAGACGGCGATGGCCATCCACGTCGTGCAGGGCGAGCGCGAGATGGTCGACGATTGCCGCAGCTTGGCGCGGTTCGAGCTGCACGGCATCCCGCCGATGGCGGCCGGCGCCGCCCGCATCCGCGTTGCCTTCGCCGTCGATGCCGACGGCCTGCTGACCGTTTCGGCCGACGAGAAAACCACCGGGGTCGCCCAGCGCATCGAGGTCAAGCCGTCCTACGGGCTGAGCCACGACGACATGGCCGACATGCTCTACGACAGCCTCGAGTACGCCGAGGAGGACATCGCCCGCCGCCTGCTCACCGAGGCGCGAGTCGAAGGGCGGCGCAACCTGCTTGCGCTCGATGCCGCGCTTCAACGGGATGGAGAGTTGCTGTCGGTCGACGAACGCCTTGAACTGGATCGAGCGCGGGCACGGCTTGAGGAGGCAAGCAACGGCGATGATCGCGACGCCATCAACGCCGCTGCCGAGGCCCTCGAGGCGCTCAGCAAGCCGTTCGCCGAGCGCCGCATGGATCGCGGTATCCGCGACGCGCTGTCCGGCGTGGCGGTCAGCGACCTGGAGAGACGAGTAGGGGACTAG
- a CDS encoding IscS subfamily cysteine desulfurase — translation MSAFTQIRRNDQPIYLDYQATTPMDPRVLEAMMPYFTHKFGNPHSRSHSYGWEAEEGVEKARGQVAKLIGADEKEVIFTSGATESNNLAIRGVAEFYKDRKNHVVTTVTEHKCVLDTCRHLEQSGFEVTYLPVQKNGLVDLDQLRAAITDNTVVVSIMAVNNEIGVIQPLAEIGKICREKKTFFHTDAAQAAGKIALDVEAMNIDLLSISGHKIYGPKGIGALYVRRKPRVRLVPLIVGGGQERGFRSGTLPAPLCVGLGEAAEICLREMDSEARRLKKLQERMLEGLRDKLPEIYVNGDLEQRIPGNLNISFAYVEGESLMMGIKGLSVSSGSACTSASLEPSYVLRALGVDEELAHTSLRIGLGRFTTEQEVDAAIDELVRHVTRLRQMSPLWEMAQEGIDLKSIEWAAH, via the coding sequence ATGAGCGCTTTCACACAGATCCGGCGCAACGACCAGCCGATCTATCTGGACTACCAGGCCACCACGCCGATGGACCCCCGCGTGCTGGAAGCGATGATGCCGTATTTCACCCACAAGTTCGGCAATCCCCATTCGCGCAGCCATTCTTACGGCTGGGAAGCCGAGGAAGGGGTAGAGAAGGCGCGTGGCCAGGTCGCCAAGCTGATCGGTGCCGACGAAAAGGAAGTGATCTTCACCTCGGGCGCCACCGAATCGAACAACCTCGCCATTCGCGGCGTCGCGGAGTTCTACAAGGACCGCAAGAACCACGTCGTCACTACTGTGACCGAGCACAAGTGCGTGCTCGACACCTGCCGCCACCTTGAGCAGAGCGGCTTCGAGGTGACGTATCTGCCGGTGCAGAAGAACGGCCTCGTCGATCTCGACCAACTGCGCGCCGCCATCACCGACAATACGGTGGTGGTGTCGATCATGGCGGTGAACAACGAGATCGGCGTCATCCAGCCGCTCGCCGAGATTGGCAAGATCTGTCGCGAGAAGAAGACGTTCTTCCACACCGATGCGGCACAGGCGGCCGGCAAGATCGCGCTCGACGTCGAGGCCATGAACATCGACCTGTTGAGCATCTCCGGCCACAAGATCTACGGTCCCAAGGGCATCGGCGCCCTCTACGTCCGTCGCAAGCCGCGCGTGCGGCTGGTGCCGTTGATCGTCGGCGGCGGTCAGGAACGCGGATTTCGCTCGGGCACCCTTCCCGCACCGCTTTGCGTCGGGTTGGGCGAGGCCGCGGAGATCTGCCTGAGGGAGATGGATTCCGAGGCCAGGCGGCTGAAAAAGCTGCAGGAGAGGATGCTCGAGGGCCTGCGCGACAAGCTGCCGGAAATCTACGTCAACGGCGACTTGGAACAGCGCATTCCCGGCAACCTCAACATCAGCTTCGCCTATGTCGAGGGCGAGTCGCTGATGATGGGCATAAAGGGCCTGTCGGTGTCATCCGGATCGGCCTGCACCTCGGCCTCGCTCGAGCCGAGCTACGTGCTGCGCGCGCTAGGCGTCGACGAGGAGCTCGCGCACACGTCGTTGCGCATCGGGCTTGGCCGCTTCACGACGGAGCAGGAGGTCGACGCCGCCATCGACGAGCTGGTGCGTCACGTAACGCGCCTGCGCCAGATGAGCCCGCTCTGGGAAATGGCCCAGGAGGGCATCGACCTGAAGTCAATCGAATGGGCCGCGCACTGA
- a CDS encoding Rrf2 family transcriptional regulator, whose protein sequence is MKLSTKGRYAVMAMVDLARHAQAKPVSLSDIATRQEISLSYLEQLFARLRRAGLVKSVRGPGGGYRLARGSTETRVSEIILAVDEPISATRCTEMGAPGCRTDRSKCLTHDLWEELGNQIHTFLSSVTLHDVLERRLATRIVEAPLTPANSDSMAAAS, encoded by the coding sequence GTGAAGCTCAGCACCAAGGGACGTTACGCCGTCATGGCGATGGTCGATCTGGCGCGGCATGCGCAGGCGAAACCGGTGTCGTTGTCCGACATCGCCACCCGGCAGGAGATTTCTCTCTCGTATCTCGAGCAGCTGTTCGCCCGCCTGCGGCGGGCCGGTCTGGTGAAGAGCGTGCGCGGCCCGGGTGGCGGCTATCGTCTGGCGCGAGGCTCGACCGAGACGCGGGTGTCGGAGATCATCCTGGCGGTCGACGAGCCGATCAGCGCCACGCGCTGCACCGAGATGGGCGCGCCGGGCTGCCGCACCGACCGCAGCAAGTGCCTGACCCACGATCTGTGGGAAGAGTTGGGCAACCAGATTCATACCTTCCTGAGCTCCGTCACCCTGCACGACGTGCTCGAGCGCCGGCTTGCCACGCGCATCGTCGAGGCGCCGTTGACACCGGCCAACTCGGATTCGATGGCCGCCGCCAGCTGA
- the iscU gene encoding Fe-S cluster assembly scaffold IscU: MAYSEKLIDHYENPRNIGSLDKSAEDVGTGLVGAPACGDVMKLQIKVGPDGLIEDAKFKTFGCGSAIASSSLVTEWVKGKTVDEAETIKNTDIARHLALPPVKIHCSVLAEDAIKAAIADYRAKLAKKDESLPQRMHETPAAE, from the coding sequence ATGGCCTACAGCGAGAAGCTGATCGATCACTACGAGAACCCACGCAACATCGGGTCGCTCGACAAGAGCGCCGAGGATGTCGGTACCGGCCTGGTCGGTGCGCCGGCCTGTGGCGACGTCATGAAGCTGCAGATCAAGGTCGGCCCGGACGGGCTGATCGAGGATGCCAAGTTCAAGACCTTCGGTTGCGGCTCGGCGATCGCCTCGTCGTCGCTCGTCACCGAATGGGTGAAGGGCAAGACGGTGGACGAGGCCGAGACGATCAAGAACACCGATATCGCCCGGCACCTCGCGCTGCCGCCGGTGAAGATCCACTGTTCGGTGCTGGCCGAGGACGCGATCAAGGCGGCGATCGCCGACTACCGCGCCAAGCTGGCGAAGAAGGACGAGAGCCTGCCGCAGCGCATGCATGAGACGCCGGCCGCGGAGTAA
- the hscB gene encoding Fe-S protein assembly co-chaperone HscB: MDHFARLGLPAALDLDATALDRAYFAAQRKWHPDRFAARPPEERARASIEAAALNDAYRTLKDPLARAVYLAQLRGVELPGDGKTIDDPELLMEAMEAREALQDAMTSEAVEALAAGVRDDMRRALDGLGGLFSANDGVAIKKALLRLRYLDKFADEARARRTNLEQART; the protein is encoded by the coding sequence ATGGATCATTTCGCGCGGCTGGGACTGCCGGCGGCGTTGGACCTCGATGCGACGGCCCTCGACCGGGCCTACTTTGCCGCCCAGCGCAAATGGCATCCCGATCGGTTCGCGGCGCGCCCACCCGAGGAGCGCGCACGGGCGTCGATCGAGGCAGCCGCCCTGAACGACGCCTACCGCACGCTCAAGGACCCGCTCGCCCGCGCCGTCTATCTGGCGCAACTGAGAGGTGTCGAGTTGCCCGGCGACGGCAAGACGATCGACGATCCGGAGCTTCTCATGGAAGCCATGGAGGCGCGCGAGGCGTTGCAGGACGCGATGACGAGCGAGGCGGTCGAAGCACTCGCGGCCGGGGTACGCGACGACATGCGCCGTGCGCTCGACGGGCTTGGCGGCTTGTTCTCGGCAAACGACGGGGTCGCCATCAAAAAGGCGCTGCTTCGACTGCGTTACCTCGACAAGTTCGCCGACGAGGCGCGCGCGCGCCGCACGAACCTGGAGCAGGCGAGGACATGA
- a CDS encoding cysteine desulfurase, giving the protein MAAASAYLDHNATSPLRPAAFDAMVEALRASGNPSSVHRVGRSARARLDRARRQVADLVGALPAEVVFTSGGTEANNLVLAGCGRRRLLVSAVEHDSVLKAAVGAEILPVDGEGRIDLGQLEQRLTPSREPALVSVMFANNETGVLQPIAEVVRLARSVGALVHCDAVQGAGKVAVDLHGLGVDYLTLSAHKLGGPAGVGALVVRDGAPLMPDRIGGGQESNRRAGTENVAGIVGFGAATVEAKAGLATEGLRDHMEGALLDLAPGAYVFGAGAVRLPNTTCVSMPGVRAETQVMALDLAGVCVSAGAACSSGKVTRSAVLLAMGVAPAIAETAVRISLGWNSQASDIERLIAAWRDLYIRVGQSEIGKARAA; this is encoded by the coding sequence ATGGCCGCCGCGTCAGCGTACCTGGATCACAATGCCACCAGCCCTCTGCGGCCGGCGGCGTTCGACGCCATGGTCGAGGCGTTGCGCGCATCGGGCAATCCCTCCTCGGTACATCGTGTCGGCCGCTCTGCGCGGGCGCGGCTCGACCGTGCGCGGCGTCAAGTCGCCGATCTGGTCGGCGCCTTGCCGGCGGAGGTCGTGTTCACCTCGGGCGGCACGGAGGCCAACAATCTGGTGTTGGCGGGCTGCGGCCGTCGCCGTTTGCTGGTCTCGGCAGTGGAGCACGACAGCGTGCTGAAGGCCGCGGTCGGCGCCGAGATCTTGCCGGTCGACGGCGAAGGCCGCATCGACCTCGGCCAGTTGGAGCAGCGGCTGACGCCGTCGCGCGAGCCGGCGCTGGTTTCGGTCATGTTCGCCAACAACGAGACTGGCGTGTTGCAGCCGATCGCCGAGGTGGTGCGTCTGGCACGCTCCGTCGGGGCGCTCGTCCATTGCGACGCCGTGCAGGGCGCCGGCAAGGTTGCCGTCGACCTGCATGGTCTCGGTGTCGACTATCTCACGCTGTCGGCGCACAAGCTCGGCGGACCGGCGGGCGTCGGTGCCCTCGTCGTGCGCGATGGTGCTCCGTTGATGCCGGATCGCATCGGCGGCGGCCAGGAATCCAATCGCCGCGCCGGCACCGAGAACGTCGCCGGCATCGTCGGTTTCGGCGCCGCGACGGTCGAGGCGAAGGCCGGCCTCGCCACGGAAGGACTGCGCGATCATATGGAAGGCGCGCTGCTGGATCTCGCGCCAGGGGCGTATGTGTTCGGGGCGGGAGCCGTTCGTCTGCCCAACACGACCTGCGTGTCGATGCCCGGAGTGAGGGCGGAGACCCAAGTGATGGCACTCGATCTCGCCGGCGTATGTGTCAGTGCCGGCGCGGCCTGTTCGTCGGGCAAGGTGACGCGTTCGGCGGTGCTGTTGGCGATGGGCGTCGCCCCGGCGATCGCCGAAACGGCGGTACGAATCAGCCTCGGCTGGAACAGCCAAGCATCGGACATCGAACGCTTGATCGCGGCGTGGCGGGACCTATATATCCGAGTGGGTCAGTCGGAAATCGGGAAAGCCCGAGCTGCATAG
- a CDS encoding iron-sulfur cluster assembly accessory protein, protein MTVTPQAVERVKALIDGRGKPTAGIRIGVRTKGCSGLSYTLEFADKQEPMDEIVEAEGVKLLIDPKASLFLIGTVMDYEEEKLKSGFVFKNPNEKGRCGCGESFHV, encoded by the coding sequence ATGACCGTGACTCCCCAGGCGGTCGAGCGCGTCAAGGCGCTGATCGATGGGCGCGGCAAGCCGACGGCCGGCATCAGGATCGGCGTGCGCACCAAGGGTTGCTCGGGCCTGTCCTACACGCTGGAATTCGCCGACAAGCAGGAGCCGATGGACGAGATCGTCGAGGCCGAGGGCGTGAAGCTGCTGATCGACCCGAAGGCATCGCTGTTCCTGATCGGCACGGTGATGGACTACGAGGAAGAGAAGCTGAAATCGGGGTTCGTGTTCAAGAACCCCAACGAGAAGGGCCGCTGCGGTTGCGGCGAATCCTTCCACGTCTGA